AGCTATCCTATATGCTTTGGGACACAATCATCTGGTTGTTATCTAATTGTTTCAGGCTAAGAGAAAGCCCTACTCTTTTGTTAATGAAATTTGGAACCGACAACTGATTCAATCTCCAAGACCATATGAGCATTTTGATACAGCGTTTATTGAAGATGATTTATCACAAGAGGACAGGCATAAGTTGTTGCAGTCATGTCAATCTATTGAAAGTTTTCTTGAGTTAAAGAATCCTAGCAATAATATTGAGGCTGAATATGCAACTTTGGGCAAAGGTGATGATAATGTCTGTGACTCTTTACAGCAGTATTATGTTCCCCTGAGTTTGGTTGAGCGGTGGGGAAGTGCTATGGGTATCCACCCTTACATTAATTATTGCAGTATATTCAAATCAgcatattataatattttctttttttttgggNNNNNNNNNNNNNNNNNNNNNNNNNNNATTACAGATATGTGAAGGGAACTGGATCCCTTTTGGCGACTGTTCAGGTAGGATTTCTAATTGGTAGAAATCTTTTTTGATGTATTGTTTAATGTATTCTCATAACAATGTAATTCGTGTTATTGCCTTTCAAGCACTATGATGCTGTTTGTGCTTTGCAATCATCATTATATCTAACATTTTTGGTAGCTATTCATAGTTGTGACTTTGATGGACTAAATTGTTGATACAATCTTTGGGATTACTACCAGTCTACCACATTGGGTACCTATGAAACTGTTCTCACTCTTTGATGTCCTCCATTTTGTACATTTAGCCAAAGAAGAGGGATGAAGCATCATTGAAGGAGCAGTGCCTTAGATATTTTACCCCTAGAGAGGTGGGTGATTTCTTTATATCCCATTATTCTATAGCTTCTATGTTGGTACTTAGCATTATTATATAGAATGCCATGCATTCGTGTCCATGAATGCTCGGTAAAATTGTATTGTCTTCATTTCATTGCATATAACTAATCTACAAGGTACTTCTTGTCGTCCCATGACTAGGTTGCAAACATTCATTCGTTTCCTGAAGATTTCAAGTTTCCAGATTACATTAGTCTCAAACAACGGTATGCCATTTACTATTTCAAGTTTTTGGTACTTAGCGTCAATTCCATATAGAAACATCCATTAAATGTAGTTATTGCTGTCTAGAATTTGAGTTCAATATTACCTGCTTTTCATGACCCAAGGTCAGATAAGTGTCCATATTGGCATGCTTAATTCTATTGATTTTGTTTATCTTATCAATCTTACTTTCTTTTGCAGGTATGCTTTGCTAGGAAACAGTTTAAGCATAGCAGTTGTTGCTCCCTTACTTCAGTATCTTTTCGCCAATCCGTAGTTATTTTCGGTCTCATTGATATGATTCATTCACTAGCAGCTGATATTTTCGAATCATGCCATTGCCTCCTACAATTTTTGCAATGACAATCGGAGATCCTGCAACTGGTTCATTTCCCCGAAAACCACATTCAATCATGTGATCGTAGTTATCAATACTCCCTAGGTAGTTGTGAAATGTAATCGGAATTTGAAAGGGATTAGAAATGTTATATTCAAGCATGTTGCAGGGTCATGATCAGTTTTCGTCGTGCTTCCAGTTCTTTacattattgaatttaattataacAGTAGTATTCTTTTGGTATAACAGCCTCAGAAAGCTAGCTATCTAAGGCTTTCATTGGAATCTTTGGTCCTAATTATAGCAGGCAATTATGAGTAATCCTAAGGCAATTTTCATTCTCAAAAACACAATCTTTTCTAGTTTCGCTGatcaaacaatgaaaataagtaaataacttCTTAACAACCTTGAAAAGCACACTTCAAAATCCATTAATCAGCTACCAAAAATTTAACCTTGCCAAGAGATGAAGCCAACTCAGTAGGCTAATGAATAATATGACTATGCTTCTGATCAATTCTCAACAAATCAGTCCAACGGTTCATATATTTGTTTAGACTTAGAAGTGTATAAATAAGATACACGAAAAATCGCTAATAACATCACCAATCCAAAACAAAACTCACAAGGGTATAACTTGAGCATTACAGTAGTTAGTCATATGCTGGAACACAGGAAATTCACGCATATACCATTGTACTCGACCCCTAAATGCTATTCATGTATCAAAATCATCAAGCAACTTACTGAACTCTTGAAGCCACCGCATATTAACAAGACACCGCTTATAGAAGAATTCCTCATTCATTCATGCATAATAATAGTACGACGTAGAAGGATATAAATTTAGCATTCAAAAGTAGGCATCACTAGGTAAGTCCAGATATGATAAAACATTATTGTTAATATggacataataaaaatactgaCAAGTGCTTAAAACAACAGATATCAATTAGTGCCTAAACTATGATCTACACTAACATCATCAACTCTGGTCTGCTGTACACATTGTTCTGCTCATCCTCCAAGATCGGGTATGCAGCTACAAGAGCATCCTGAGCTCCGATGTACAGTGAATTATAGATCTTCCAGTACACTTCCCTAACCTTTCTTGCCGGGTGGAACAGCCCTTGGAGGCAGTAGTTGAGAATAACGGCAGCACCCAAGGCTACCCTCATCCCTTCGATGGCTTCCATCACAGCATTGATCACGTGTGGAGAGGTTTCGAAAATGTTTGGCCAGACATAGTTCAGCAAATGGACTAGAGCATCCTCACAACCCAATCCAGCTACTCCCAGCGCCATGTGCTTCACAGCAGAAGCCACCGTCTGCCTATGAACCAAATCTCTGTCCATGAGAGCATCCTCAAGCAATGGAGTCACAGCATAGATGTAGTCCTTTCCCATTTCACCAATGTATTCAAAGAGGAAAGAAAGTGACTTGAGGACACCATTTTGCACATTGAGCTCTGGCACACGGTACTCATTCATCAAAGCAGGTAACACTGTGAAAGGTGAGCACGTCTCTGCAACTATTGCAATTGCTACAGTAGTGCAGACACGGTTCTGCCTCTCCTGCACCTTGAGGTTATTCAGAAGAGTTGCCAAGACATCCTGTGGACCAATGGCTTTTGCAATATAACCAAAAGTGTTCACAGTCGCCCTTCGGATTCCCTTCTTGTGTGCCTTCAGCATCTCAAGAAGCTCAAAACAGATCCTCATCCATTCTCTAGCTGGCACAAACTCTGCACCACGGTCAGCAATTCTCCCCACAAGATCAATACAATTTTCCTGCACTTTCTCATGCCTATTCTTCAAAATTGGTGTCAACCTGGGAAGCAAATCTTTGATAGGTGGAGCCATCTTCGTCATACCAATAACATTGACGATTGACTTgagagctcccaaaattgaccCAAGAACTTCGGGATATTCCTCTCCCAAATATTCATACAACACAACACCAAGATGGCCCATCAGTTGTTCCTCATGGCACTGCTTCATAACAACAGCAATCCTTGAAATAAGGTCTGTTGCTTGCTGTCTCACCTTTGCACTCTTGTTGTTTAAACGCCATTTGATGGTACCACAAATCTGAGGAAGATAAGGTTTCACTCTCTGCCCAAGGGAGTTCACAACAGCACCAAACCCATTAAGCATCACATTAGCATCATCACTGGTCTGCTCTTGGAATGCGTATAGAATACCATCAATGAGAAGCTCTTCTAACCTTGCATCTATATCAGATAATCCCAAGTTCGTGACCACCTTCTCAATAGTCTCCATAACCATTCGCCTGTAAGGTTCACTTTCATCTTTAAGATCCTCAACTATCCTTCCAACAATATCAGCAACACCAACTTTATTAGCAATCTCTACAGT
This portion of the Arachis duranensis cultivar V14167 chromosome 6, aradu.V14167.gnm2.J7QH, whole genome shotgun sequence genome encodes:
- the LOC107492391 gene encoding tRNA (cytosine(38)-C(5))-methyltransferase 2-like, whose product is MEEEEDAKTKEEDAPTKKEDAQTKEVVRDKNNYRNLHCNEAESGIEASVYTHTKLRAEVKAQVVEAFEINDRANDVYEHNFGHRPYQGNIQCLTAADLDGYGADAWLLSPPCQPYTRQGLQKDTGDARAFSFLQILELMPFLLKPPSLLFVENVVGFETSDTHAKLIEILDRTNFVTQEFILSPLQFGIPYSRPRYFCLAKRKPYSFVNEIWNRQLIQSPRPYEHFDTAFIEDDLSQEDRHKLLQSCQSIESFLELKNPSNNIEAEYATLGKGDDNVCDSLQQYYVPLSLVERWGSAMGIHPYINYCSIFKSAYYRYVKGTGSLLATVQPKKRDEASLKEQCLRYFTPREVANIHSFPEDFKFPDYISLKQRYALLGNSLSIAVVAPLLQYLFANP